A region of Halalkaliarchaeum desulfuricum DNA encodes the following proteins:
- a CDS encoding signal peptidase I, translated as MSLTRPTLRQVLNIVGLLLLLAIVIPFVIYAVPGIIGAEGGYVVLSGSMEPAISVGDVVIVDDVEAEAIQENDVITYVRGGEETPTTHRVVEVLEEDGQLAFRTQGDANDEPDATPVPAEQVNGKVILTFPYIGYVVEFANTPYGFAALVVVPFLLLVISELYTFFKGKREEMSETQSADSPEAADGPSDEAVDSSPPVPDDGTAAAAAGDTGEDGETDDDTIAITRTDLRLSLLLLIGIAIYSGWIVTLIQEPWSFAVAFASGIGVLLVGGMYYLAGTQELPAEPETGSVPDDPAMDSEQSDPSTSIDTGAGIAANGASDGAGVATERQATSQGNTAASDSRVISGTLRSETQEYPEVVVDSFRQLETMATTDDDWIVDDDETGGYHLVRNGTIYSRYVERSPDADGTDSDPGSPDSSEEVSEATNGEEPIDFLESESESELEPESELEEPESELEEPAESKGSDSAVNSEEPNVDRENKEGRPNAN; from the coding sequence ATGTCGCTGACACGGCCAACCCTGCGCCAGGTCCTCAACATCGTGGGCTTGCTGCTTTTGCTCGCGATCGTGATCCCGTTCGTCATCTATGCTGTCCCCGGAATCATCGGCGCCGAGGGTGGCTACGTGGTGCTTTCTGGTAGTATGGAGCCCGCGATCAGCGTCGGCGACGTGGTGATCGTCGACGACGTCGAAGCCGAAGCTATCCAGGAGAACGACGTGATCACCTACGTTCGGGGTGGCGAGGAGACGCCGACGACCCACCGCGTCGTCGAGGTACTTGAAGAGGATGGCCAACTCGCCTTCCGCACACAGGGTGATGCAAACGACGAGCCGGATGCGACACCAGTGCCGGCAGAGCAGGTCAACGGCAAGGTTATTTTGACCTTCCCGTACATCGGCTACGTCGTCGAGTTCGCGAACACGCCGTACGGATTCGCTGCGCTGGTGGTCGTCCCGTTCCTGCTTTTGGTCATCTCGGAGCTGTACACCTTCTTCAAAGGGAAACGAGAAGAGATGTCCGAAACGCAGTCGGCGGACTCGCCGGAGGCTGCAGACGGACCCTCCGATGAGGCTGTAGATTCTTCCCCACCCGTTCCGGATGACGGAACGGCTGCTGCAGCCGCAGGCGACACCGGGGAGGACGGCGAAACTGACGACGATACGATCGCGATCACGCGTACCGATCTTCGCCTGTCGCTGTTGTTGCTCATCGGGATTGCGATCTACTCGGGATGGATCGTGACGCTGATCCAGGAACCGTGGTCGTTCGCAGTTGCATTCGCCTCGGGGATCGGCGTGCTGCTGGTCGGTGGGATGTACTATCTCGCGGGCACACAGGAACTGCCCGCGGAGCCCGAAACTGGGAGTGTCCCGGACGATCCGGCGATGGATTCGGAGCAGTCTGATCCGTCGACGTCGATAGACACCGGCGCCGGGATCGCCGCTAACGGGGCGTCTGACGGTGCTGGAGTTGCTACTGAGAGACAGGCTACCTCGCAAGGAAACACAGCCGCCTCCGACAGTCGAGTCATCTCCGGCACTCTGCGGTCGGAAACGCAGGAGTATCCCGAAGTCGTGGTCGACTCCTTCCGACAACTGGAAACGATGGCAACGACTGACGACGACTGGATCGTCGACGACGACGAAACGGGCGGATATCACCTCGTCCGGAACGGAACTATCTACAGCCGGTACGTGGAGCGTTCCCCGGATGCGGACGGGACTGACAGTGATCCAGGTTCCCCAGACTCGTCGGAAGAAGTGTCGGAAGCAACCAATGGCGAGGAGCCGATTGATTTCTTAGAATCGGAATCGGAGTCGGAACTGGAACCGGAGTCGGAACTGGAGGAACCGGAGTCGGAACTGGAGGAACCGGCGGAGTCAAAAGGATCTGACTCGGCTGTAAATTCGGAAGAACCGAACGTAGATCGAGAAAACAAGGAGGGTCGTCCCAATGCCAACTGA
- a CDS encoding DUF7344 domain-containing protein: MASGTVEQLLRGESQESTETPNQDVLSRNDIFEVLRNERRRLALQYLEECDTNAVPLNEVVDYVTSRQTGESMDNLDSGNRKAVYTALRQSHFPKMDKIGVIDYDPLRGEVEITDAAKDVQMYLEYVPEDEIPWHEYYLGLTAVTAALVAVTWLSIFPFHQLSWQVVAVLMVLLFGLSAVTHTFYAKQNEIRFENFFRDER, from the coding sequence ATGGCATCCGGAACGGTAGAACAGTTATTGAGGGGGGAATCGCAGGAGTCAACGGAGACTCCGAACCAGGACGTACTTTCGCGGAACGATATATTCGAGGTACTGCGAAACGAACGACGACGATTAGCGCTTCAATATCTCGAGGAGTGTGACACAAACGCGGTACCACTGAACGAGGTAGTCGATTACGTGACGAGTCGGCAAACCGGTGAGTCGATGGATAATCTCGATTCGGGAAATCGGAAGGCCGTCTATACGGCTCTCCGCCAATCTCATTTTCCGAAAATGGACAAAATCGGGGTCATCGATTACGATCCGCTCCGGGGAGAGGTTGAAATCACTGACGCCGCAAAGGACGTTCAGATGTACCTGGAGTACGTCCCAGAAGACGAAATCCCGTGGCACGAGTATTATCTGGGGCTGACAGCCGTTACCGCTGCACTGGTTGCGGTAACGTGGCTCAGTATTTTCCCGTTTCATCAACTCTCCTGGCAGGTGGTTGCCGTGCTCATGGTCCTCCTTTTCGGCCTCTCTGCGGTGACACACACGTTTTACGCGAAACAAAACGAGATCCGCTTCGAGAACTTCTTTCGAGACGAACGGTGA